A section of the Indicator indicator isolate 239-I01 chromosome 39, UM_Iind_1.1, whole genome shotgun sequence genome encodes:
- the CCR7 gene encoding C-C chemokine receptor type 7, protein MYSLICLTGLLGNGLVMLTYIYFKRLKTMTDTYLLNLALADVLFLLTLPFWASSAALPWLFGEVTCKVLYCLCRLSFFSGMLLLLSISIDRYFAIVQAASAHRLRPRMAFISKASCVLIWLLAFVLSTPELAHSGVISSGTLPPRCALLASDLQTFSTGVKVSQMVFGFLIPLLVMSFCYLVVVRTLLQARNFEKNKAIKVIIAVVVAFVVFQLPYNGVLLAKTISAFNHTRSCEESKQLDVADDVTYTLACLRCCLNPFLYAFIGVKFRHDLFKLLKELGCLSQQRLWQLTACRDTKRFSSAMETETTTTFSP, encoded by the coding sequence ATGTACTCCCTCATCTGCCTCACAGGGCTGCTGGGCAACGGCCTGGTGATGCTCACCTACATCTACTTCAAGAGGCTGAAGACCATGACGGACACCTACCTGCTGAACCTGGCGCTGGCAGATGTCCTCTTCCTGCTGACTCTGCCCTTCTGGGCCAGcagtgcagccctgccctggctcttCGGGGAGGTCACCTGCAAGGTGCTCTACtgcctctgcaggctgagcttcTTCAgcgggatgctgctgctgctctccatcagcatCGACAGATACTTCGCCATCGTCCAGGCTGCCTCCGCGCACCGCCTGCGCCCCCGCATGGCCTTCATCAGCAAGGCCTCCTGCGTCCTCATCTGGCTGCTGGCCTTCGTCCTCTCCACCCCCGAGCTGGCCCACAGCGGAGTCATCTCCTCGGGCACCCTCCCCCCGCGCTGCGCCCTCCTGGCCAGCGACCTGCAGACCTTCAGCACCGGCGTCAAGGTGTCGCAGATGGTCTTCGGCTTCCTGATCCCCCTGCTGGTGATGTCCTTCTGCTACCTCGTGGTGGTCAGGACCCTGCTGCAGGCTCGCAACTTCGAGAAGAACAAAGCCATCAAGGTCATCATCGCCGTGGTCGTCGCCTTTGTGGTCTTCCAGCTGCCCTACAACGGCGTCCTGCTGGCCAAGACCATCTCAGCCTTCAACCACACCAGGTCCTGCGAGGAGAGCAAGCAGCTGGACGTGGCAGACGACGTCACCTACACCCTGGCCTGCCTCAGGTGCTGCCTCAACCCCTTCCTCTATGCCTTCATCGGTGTCAAGTTCCGCCACGACCTCttcaagctgctgaaggagctgggctgcCTCAGCCAGCAGCGCCTCTGGCAGCTCACCGCCTGCAGGGACACcaagaggttctcctctgccatggagacagagaccaccaccaccttctccccctga